The sequence below is a genomic window from Nocardioides oleivorans.
GAGTGAGCCGGCGAGCAGGAGGGTGGCGGCGATGCGGGTCGGGACGGGCACGGAGGTCCTCCTCGGGTCGGGGTCGGGGTCGGGGTCGGGCGAGCGGTCACGCACTGGTGGCGTGGAGGCGGCGGATGAGCACGAGCAGGAAGGGTGCGCCGACGAGGGAGGTGATGATCCCGATCGGCACCTCCTGCGGGGCGAAGACGGTGCGGGCGAGGATGTCGGCCCAGATCAGCAGGATCGCGCCCATCAGCGCGGCCACGACGACCACGCGGACGTGCGCGCCGCCGACGGCGCGGCGTGCCAGGTGCGGGATCACGAGCCCGACGAAGCCGATGCTGCCGGCCGCCGCGACCACCACTCCGACGCACAGTGCGACGACGACGAGCAGCCGGAGCCGGAAGCGCTCGGGACGTACGCCGAGGGTGTGGGCGGTCTCGTCGCCGACGGCCAGCGCGTCGAGTCGCCGGCCCCATACCGTGAGCAGGGCGACCGAGACGAGGACCACGACGGCGACCACCGCGAAGGGCAGGTCCCACTGCGCGAGGGCCAGCGAGCCGAGCAGCCAGAACATCACCGAGCGGGCTCCCTCGGCCGAGCCCGAGGCGAAGATCAGGAAGCTGGTCAGCGCGTAGAGCGCGTAGCCGACCGCCACCCCGGCCAGCAGCAGCCGGACCGAGGTGACCCGGCCGGCGCTGCGCGCGACGAGGAAGACCAGCAGCGAGGCGGCGAGCGCGCCGAGGAACGCCGTGACCTGGAGGGCGTGCTCGGCGAAGCCGGCGCCGACCCCGAAGAGGATGGCGGCCGCGGCGCCGCTGGAGGCGCCCGAGTTCACGCCGAGGAGGTAGGGGTCGGCGAGCACGTTGCGGACCATCGCCTGCAGCGCGACCCCGCAGATCGCTAGGCCGGCTCCGACGAGCGCGCCGAGCAGCACCCGCGGCAGGCGGACCTGCCACACGATCGCGTCCATCGGGACGCTCCACGTGCGCTCCCCCGGCCAGCCGAGGAGGTGGTGGGTGACGACCTGCGCGACGGTGCCGGCCGGCACCGAGAAGGCACCGATGCCGACCCCGGCGACCATCGTGGCGACGAGGCCGAGGACCAGCCCGAGCAACCACGACGTCGTACGCCGCCGGGTGGCGCCCACCCCGAGGGGGTCACCCGGGGGCTCGGTCGTCGGTCGCGGCACCTGGACGGTGTCGGTGGCCACCCGCAGCCCTCGCTCTCGTTGTTGCAACTGACTTGCAACAAGGAACTCTAGGCGACAGGCCTCCTCGACCAGGCGGCGGCTCCCTCGTCGAGCCCGAGCACCGCGCTCGCACCGGCGGCGGCGTCCGGGTCGTGGGTGGCCAGCACGACGGCGGCGCCGCGGGCGGCCTCCTCGTGCAGCGCCGCGAGCACGAGCTCGCGGTTGCCGGCGTCGAGCTCACTGGTCGACTCGTCGGCGAGCAGCACCTCGGGACGCAGCGCGAGCGCCCGGGCCAGCGCGACGCGCTGCTGCTGGCCGCCGGAGAGCTGGTCGACGAGGTGGCCCTCGGAACCGGTCAGGCCGACCCGGCCGAGTGCCTCCGCGACCCGCGCCAGGGCGACCGGGGCCGTCTCGCCGCGGGCGAGCAACGGCACCAGCACGCTCTCGTGCGCGGTGAGGCTGGCGGAGAGCGCGTTGCGCTGGGGCACCAGCACGACGCCGCGCCCGGCTGCCCCGTCCCGGTCGCCCACCACCTCGCCACCCACCAGCACCTGTCCGGTCACGGTCGCCACCGCCGGCCGCAGCGCGCACGCCAGCGCCCACAGCAGCGACGACTTGCCTGCACCCGACGGGCCGGTCACCGCGACGACCGAGCCGGCGGGCACGGCCAGGTCGAGCGGGTGCACGGCGAGGGTGTCGCCCCACGCCACCGACAGCCCGGTCGCCGCCAGGTCGGTCATGGCTCCTCCACCCGCAGCTCGAAGTGGTCGTCGACCTCGTGCAGCCGCACCAGGGTCCCCGGCGGGAGCCGGTCCAGCGCGTGCCCCTGCAGCGGCAGGAAGCCGTCGGCGGTGACGACGGCGTACTCCTCACCACTGCGGCCCTCGCCGCCGATCCGGCCGTCGCGGATGGTGACCGTGCGCGGCAGCACGCGCGCGACCTCGGGGTCGTGGGTCACCAGCACGACCGTCGTGCCGTGGGCGCGGTTGACCTCGGTGAGCACCTGGAGGACGCGGTCGCGGGCCGCGTGGTCGAGCTGGCTCGTGGGCTCGTCGCACAGCAGCAGCCCCGGCCGGGTGGAGACCGCTGCGGCGACCGCCGCCAGCTGGAGCTCCCCGGGCGTCAGGCCGCCGAGCGGCCGGTCCGCCACCGCGGCCAGGCCCACCTCGCCGAGCACCGCTCGGGGGTCGGAGACCTCCCGTCCGGACCGGCGCGCCTGCTGCTGGGCGAACCGCACGTTGTCGAGCGCCGAGACGTGGGGCAGCAGGTTGCGCGCGGCGCCCTGGAGCATCAGCCCGACGTCGGTGGCCCGCAGGCCGTCGAGCACGCGCGAGGTCGCCGCGGACACCTCCGTCTCGCCGACGAGGACCTTGCCGGCGCTGGGCCTCAGGATCCCGGCCAGGAGGCTCATCAGGGTCGACTTGCCCGAGCCGGACGGACCGAGCAGGCCGACCACCTCCCCCGCCGCCACGTCGAGGTCGACGCCCGACAGCGCGGCGACGTCGTGCTCCTCCACGTGGTAGATGTGCACGAGCCCGCGGGTGCGGATCGCCAGACCCCCTCCCCGGCCCGTCACCCCGCCTCCCCCGCACGCTCGAGGTGCGCCCGGCGGGCCACCGCCCAGCCCGTCGCCACCACGGCGGCGGGCAGCGCGACCGCGCAGGTCACGGCCACGAGGAGCACGGCCGGCCACGCCGTGGCGGTGTCGACCACGGGCACCGAGGGCGGCTCGGGGAAGAAGGCGACGTCCGACATCGACAGCGCCGCACCCGCCAGGCCCGCGCCGATGCCGGCGACGACGGCCAGCAGGACGGCGGGGAGGTGCGCCCACACGGCCAGCCGCACCGTCGTACGACGCCCGGCGCCGTTGAGCCGGAGGATCGCGAGGTCCCGCGAGCGGGCGCGCCAGCCGATGACGGCCAGCACCAGCAGGACCAGCACCGCGGCGAGCACGACCGCAGGGCCCACGACGGACCCGAGCGCCAGGCTCCACGTCGGCACGGTGCGGGCGTAGGACGAGCTGACCTCGGACAGGCGGCGGACATCGGTCACGGCGATCCCGCTCGACCGCAGGGAGTCCTCGACGGCGGTCACCAGCGCCCGGTCGTCCGCGAGCCACACCTCCAGGTGCGCGTCGAACGTGATGTCGCGACCGCGCGTGGCGGCGTCGAGGTCCACGAGCGCGGACGTCGCGGGCAGGGCAGGGAGCAGGGTGGTGCGTCCGACGACGTCGGCTGCGCGGTCGCTGCCGTCGACCCCGGTGACGAGGAGGTCGTCGCCGGCGGACCGGCCCGCGGGCACGATCGCGTCCAGCGTCGGCGGCACCCAGGCCGGTGTCAGGTCCACGGGGTAGAAGCCCCGGACGCTCACGACGAGGGACAGCGCGTCGGTCGCGCCGCCGGTGACCGGCCTGAGCACGGTGTGCTCGTCCTCGTCGGCGTTCCAGTCGTCGACCGACGTCCCCACGTCGACGGGCGCGCCGTCGACGCGCAGGTCGCCGAACGCCAGGCTGCCCGCGGTGATCGACCCCTGGGCGGCGCTGAGCCGGACCGCCGCGAGCCGGCAGCCGTCGCCGCACCCGGCCGCCTCACCGGTGAGGGTCGTCCGCTCGCCGGCTGCCGGGACCGCTCCGAGCGGGACCGTGCGGCGTACGCCGGTGCCGGCAGTCACCACGAGTGCGAGGCGCAGCTCGGACGGCACGTCCAGGACGTCCTGGACGGCGAAGTCGTCGCCGGCCTCCACCGTGAGCGAGATGCGGGACCCCGTGAGCTCCACGGGTGCGTGGACGGGCGGCTCGATCGCGCGCCACTCCTCGGACGTCGGACCACCGCGCGGGAAGAGGGCGACCCGCCTGAACGGCTCCGGGTCGACGGCCAACGTGTCCTGGGCGAGCACGACCACGGTCGCGCGCTCGCCCGTCGGGTCGGCGGTCCGCAGCGCCGTACGCACCTGGTCGAGGTCGTGTCCCTCGACCCCGAGCACGACCGGAGCGCCGGCATCGTGCTCGCCGGCGTTGTCGCGGGTCCGGTCGCCGACGGCGAGGGCGTCGAGCGAGAACACCGCGAGCGCGGTGGCCACGGTGATCACGGCGACCAGCACGCGCGTCTCCCGACGTCGACCCACGTCGAGCAGGGTCAGCCCCGCCACGAGGCGCCCGCGCCGCAGGAGGCGTCGCCCGGCCCCGGTGGCTGCGGGGGCGACGACGTGGCCCAGGAGCAGCCCGACGAAGAGGCCGAGCAGCGCTGGTCCGGCGAGTGCGGCCGATCCGGTGAGGCTGCCCGTGACGAAGGCGAGCACGCCGGTGCCGACGGCGGCCAGGACGACGGCGTCGAGGGCGCCGAGCCGCCACCTCCCCGGGCCGGGCCGACCGCTGCGGACGAGGGCGTCGAGGGGCTCGCGGGCCACGCGCACGGCGGCGGCGACCGTGGTCAGCACCAGGACCAGCACGGCGACGAGCACCGCCACCACGAAGCCGGGGGCGAGCTCGACGACCGTCGGCCCCGGGAGCAGGGCGCGCGCCACCAGGCCGCCGAGGACGGCGATCGCCGCGCCCGGGACGACCCCCGCCAGCAGCACCGGGAGCAGCTCGGCCAGCAGCAGGCGTACGGCACCACCGGGTCCCCTGCCACGGAGCCGGGCGACCGCCACCTCGCCGCGCCGCTGCTGCGTCGCTGCGACGAGGACCAGCCAGAGGACGAAGAGGAGCAGCACGGCCAGCGGGGCCAGGAGCAGCGGGACCGTGCGTGCGCCCAGTGCGCCCTGGGCGCGCACGTCGTCGGCCGTGTCGCCCACGCTGCTGAGCACCCGCAGGTCGTCCTCCTGCTCCCGGACGTCGTCGCCCAGCGCGCGGACGGAGTCGTCGAGCGCGAACAGCTGGTCGACACCCGTGGTCTCGGGCACAGACCCGCCCGCGCGTGACGCCTCGGCTGGCAGGACGGCCGCGTCGACGAACGTGTCCTCGGCGGTCAGCCACGCGTCGTGAGCCGCCGACGGGTCGGTCCCGCCCCCGGCGATCCTCGAGGTGCCGACCAGGCGGAGGTCCTGCCACCAGCCCTCGTCGCCGACGGCGTAGGTCCCCACCACCTCCAGCGGCACGTCGGGACCGGCCTCGGACGTCGCGACCGCGAGGGTCGTGCCGATGGTGAGGCCGAAGTTCTCCGTGTCCGCGTCGCTGACCAGGATCTCGCCGGCGGCGGTCGGGCACGTGCCGGCGAGCAGCAGCAGGTGGTCACAGGCGCCGTCGCGCCACACCAGGAGGCCGTTGGGCGGGACCGCGCCGGTCGTCGGGCTCACCAGCGCTCGACGGTCCAGCACGACGGGGCCGAGCCGCTCCGTGACGTCCGCCGGCAGCATCGCGCGCAGGTCCCTGGGGTCGCGTGCCTCGGTCGTGCCGATCGCGTTGACCGCGGACTCCGACCGGATCGCGACCACCCGGTCCTCGGCGCTCGCCCGCGCGAGCAGCGTGTCGACGAGCGCCTGCTGCATGCTCCGGTCGTAGACCGGCGCGAAGGCCGTGCACGCGGTGACGAGCGTCGAGACGGCGAGCAGGGCGACGGCCTGTCCACGGCGGTGGCCGACGGCAGAGCGCCACGCGTGGCGGAGCGCCGACCACCCGGGCGCGCGCGAGGATCCCCAGCCCCTCATGGCCACGCCCTCCTCGTCCTGCGGTGAGCGGAGCGTACCGACAGCCGGGCTCGCCGACGCGGTCAGCCGCCGGTCTCCCAGACCCGCACCCAGTCGACGTACATGTGCTGCGGGAGCCGGCCCTCGCGGATCTTGGGGATCTCGTAGTTCGCGGCGATCAGGCTGAGGATCACGAACTGGCGCTCGGCCGAGATCCGGCCGCGCACCCGGCCGGTGACCTTGCCGTCGATCCGGTAGACCAGCTGTCTCGGGGTCCACTCGACCGAGAACACGTGGTAGCCCTTCGACCAGCCGTCGCTGCGGCTGGCGAGGTAGGACTCCGGCCGGTCGATCCAGCCTCCCGTGGTGACCTTGCGTGCGCCGTCGAAGCGGTGCACGAAGCTCGCCAGCCCGCCCTGGGGGTGGTGGTCGCCGAAGTACTCCACGACGTCGATCTCGTTGCCGAGCGCGCCGGGGTGGATGCCGCCGGACGGCTGGAGCCAGAAGGCGCCGTGCTGCCCGCGGAGCCGCTGGAACTTCACGCGCGCGGCGGCGACGCCGTACCGGAAGGAGAAGGCGCCCTCGGTGCCGATGTGGCCGTTGAGCCGGTAGGCGAACCTCCCCGGCACGGCGTCGCGGCCCACGATCCGGCACCGCGTGGTCGCGTCCGGGTCCTTGATCACGCTGAGCCGCACCGCTCCCCCGGCGACCTGCACGGCCCGCGGGTCTCCCTTGGCGCACGAGCGGCGGCTCTCGTGGACGTGCTCGAGCCCCCGGTCGCGCCAGTCGGGGCGGAGCGTCGTGCCGGTGAACTCGTCGGTCCACGTCGGCTGCAGCCAGCGCTGGTCGGTCGCGGGCGCGCTCGTGATCGCCGGGAGGCCGTCGTGCGCCAGCGCGCGGACGCGGTACGACGACGCCCGCCCGTCGGCCGCGGGCGGGACGGCGAGCTGGGCGCGGCCGCGCCGGTTCTGCCGGGCCGTGGCGAGGTGCTCCCACGTGTCGCCGCGCAGCACCTCGAGCTCGACCCGGCGACCCTTGCGCACCGGCCGGACCGTCGCGACGACGGCGGTCGAGGCGTGGTCCGCGTCGGCCACCCGGCCACCGTGCTGGACGATCTGCGGCAGCACCTCGAGCCGGATGCGCTGCCGCGCGGTGGCGTGGGTCGACACGTTCGTCGGGTCGCCGGTCGCATCGTCGATCGGGCCGTCGTCGGCCGTCGCGGGCTGCCACCCGAGCAGCGGGACGACGAGCAGGAGGATGAGGGCCCACCGGGGCGCGGATCGAGCTGGCACGCGACTGGGACGCACGTGACGCCCGCAGAGTTGTGGACGGGTGCGCGTGGACCGTTCTGCTGTGAGCGGAACGGGGCCTGCTCACGGGTCGACGATGGCTACATTCGATCCATGGGCGAGATCCTGCGGTTCCCGGCACCCGACCCCGACGCCTCCCCCGAGACGCCCGAGCCGCTCTGGCGTGAGCTGGTCGGGCAGGAGCTCCACCGCGAGCGCACCGACCGCGGCGAGCGGCTGGTCGACGTGGCCAGGCGGGCCGGCGTCTCGATGCAGTACCTCTCCGAGGTCGAGCGTGGCCTCAAGGACCCCTCCTCGGAGATGCTCCAGGCGATCGCCGGCGCGCTCGACCTCAGCGTGCGCGAGCTGGCCACCCGCACGGCACGGCCCGAGGCGCTCGCGCTCGCCGCCTGACCCGACGCTCCGCCGACGCGGCCAGCTCAGCGGACCACCGGCACCTGCTCGCGCAGCACCGTGTCGACGATCCCGTACTCGACCGCCGCCTCACCCGGCAGGACGAGGGTCCGGTCGGTGTCCTGGCGGACCTGCTCGGTCGTCCGGCCCGTGTGCCGTGCCAGCACCTCCTCGAGCTCGAGCCGCACCCGGGCCACCTCGTCGGCCTCGAGGATCAGGTCGGGGATCGTGCCGCGGCTCTGCGTCGCGGGCTGGTGGAGCACGACCCGGCCGTGCGGCAGGATCGCGCGGCTGCCCGGCGCTCCCCCGGCCAGCAGGACCGCGGCCGTCCAGGCCGCCTGGCCGACGCAGACCGTCTCCACCGCCGGCTTCACGAACTGCATCGCGTCGTAGATCGCGAGCATGTCCGAGATCGAGCCGCCCGGTGAGTTGATGTAGAGGCTCATCGGGAGCTCGGGGTTCTCCGAGGACAGGTGCAGCATCTGCGCGATGACCGCGTTCGCGACGCCGTCGTCGATCTCGGTGCCGAGGTAGACGATCCGCTCGGACAGCAGGCGGGAGTAGAGGTCGAGGGTCCGCTCGCCCCGGGGCGTGGTCTGGACGACGTAGGGGATCGTGTAGCTGCTCATCGCGCACCCGCCAGCCCGACGGGGCGCTGGGTCCCCGGCGTCACGTGGTCGACCGAGGTGATCACCTGGTCGACGAAGCCGTACGCCAGCGCCTCCTCCGCGCCGAACCAGCGGTCGCGCCGCGAGTCCCGCTCGATGGTGTCGCGGTCCTGCCCGGTGTGCGCCGCGACCAGTCCGATCACGGTGTCGCGGGTCAGGCGCAGGTCGTCGGCCTGGATCTCGATGTCGACGGCCGTGCCGCCGATCCCGGCGGAGCCCTGGTGGAGCAGCACCCGGGAGTGCGGGAGGGCGTACCTCTTGCCGGGCGTGCCCGCCGACAGCAGGAACTGGCCGGCGCTCGCGGCCATCCCCATCGCCAGCGTGCTGACGTCGTTGGGGATCAGCTGCATGACGTCGTGGATCGCGAGCATCGCCGAGACCGAGCCGCCGGGCGAGTTGATCCAGAGGCTGATGTCGGCGCGCGGGTCCTCCGCGGACAGGAGCAGCAGCTGGTGCATCAGCCGGTTGCCGTTGCCCTCCCGCAGCTCCTCGCCGAGCACGATGATGCGTTGGTGCATGAGGCGGCGGACCAGCTCGTCCTCGATGCGTTCTGTCGTGGGATTGATGCTCATGCCTCCACAGTGACGGGAGCGTTCGGCCCGCCACAGGGCGCTCTGCCGGCAGCGGATCCGCTGGGAGCGGAGCGGTTCAGGCCTCGAAGACGCACTCCCCGTCGACCCACGTCGAGCGGACGCGCGCGGCCCCGATCTCGTCAGGCATGGCGAAGGGGTCACGGTCGAGCACCACGAGGTCGGCGACCGCCCCGACGGCGACCCGGCCGGCGTCGTCGCGGTGGTTCACCCACGCCGAGCCGCTCGTGTAGGCGGCGAAGGCCACCTCGATCGGGAGCGCCTGCTCCGGCAGGAACGGCTCGGTGCCGGCTGGCGCGGGCTCGTCGTACGACGTGCGGTGCACCGCCGTGTGGATCGCGGCGAGCGGGTGGGGCGTGCTCACCGGCCAGTCGCTGCCGGCGACGAGGCGCGCGCCGGCGCGGTGGAGGTCGCCGAAGGGGTACTGCCGCCGCGCCCGCTCCTCGCCCAGGAACGGGATCGTCAGCTCGGTCATCTGCTCGTCGAGGCACGCCCACAGGGCCTGGAGGTTCGCGGCGACGCCGAGGTCGGCGAACCGTCGTACGTCGTCGGGGTGCACGAGCTGGAGGTGGGCGATGTGGTGGCGACGACGGGGGTCCGTGCCCTCGAAGGCGTCCAGGGCCTCGCGCACGCCGCGGTCACCGAGTCCGTGGACGTGGACCTGGAACCCGTGCGCGTCGAGCGCGCGGACGTGGCGGCGGAGGTCGACCGGGTCGACGAAGGAGATGCCGGTGTTGGTCGTCGCGTGCCCGCACCGGTCGAGGTAGGGCTCGACGAGCGCGGCCGTGCCGTTCTCGGCGACGCCGTCCTGCATGATCTTGACCGACGTCGCGGCGAAGCGCCCGCGCGAGTAGTCCCCGCGCTTCGCGACCAGGTCGGCGACCTGCTCCTCGCCGCGCCCGCGGTCCCACCACAGCGCCCCCACGACGGTGCCGGTGAGGTCGCCGGTGTCCGCGGCACGGGCGTACGTCGGCCCGCCGTCGCGCATGTTGGAGTAGGTCCCGACGATCGCGTCCTGCCAGCCCGTGATGCCGAGCGAGTGGAGGTGGCGCTGGCCCTCCATCAGGCCGGCGTACATCTCGTCGTCGTCGGCGACCGGCGCGACGCCGGCGAGGAGGTCCATGGCGCCCTCGTGCAGGCATCCCGTCGGCTCGCCGTCGGCGTCGCGCTCGATCCGGCCGTCGTGCGGGTCGGGGGTGTCGCGGGTGATCCCGGCGACCTCGAGCGCACGGGTGTTGACCCACGCGCCGTGGTGGTCGCGGTTGACCAGCGCGGCCGGGCGGTCGGCCACGACCTCGTCCAGCGCGCTCGCCGTCGGCAGGCCGCCCGGGAACGCGGCCATCGCCCAGCCGCCGCCCTGGATCCAGGGCCGGTCCGGATGGTCGTGGGCGTAGGCCCGGACGTGCGCGAGGTACGCCGCGCTGTCGACCGGGAGCTCGCTCAGGTCGCACCCGAGCCGCTCGAGCCCGCCCTGGATCGGGTGCACGTGCGCGTCGGTGAAGCCGGGCAGCAGCAGGCCACCCGCCACGTCGACGACCCGCGCCCCGATCGGCGCGACGTCGTGCCCGATCGCGATGATCCGGCCGCCCTCGACCAGCACGTCACCGATCGCTCCCCGATGGGCATGGCCGTCGAAGACGGTGGCGTTGCGGAAGACGGTCGCGCTCACGCCGACAGTTCTACCGGGTGGAAGCGACCTCGCGTCGACGACATGACGCGCCACGCGAGCCCAGCCGGACGTCGCAACGGGCTGCTGTCCGAGCAGGCGCTCCGCGCCCGTCGTCGCTGGTCGAGCAGGGCGCCGGGCGGGCGGTGGTCGAGCGTGGCGCGTCGCGCCCGTGTCGAAACCAAGGCTCACCACCACCCCTTCACCGATGGTCGAGGAGGGCGCCCCGCGCCCGTCACGAGACCCTCCTGCTGGTTGAGCAGGGCGCTCTGCGCCCGTGTCGAAACCAAAGGCTCACCACCATCCCCCCACCGTTGGTCGAGGAGGGCGCCCCGCGCCCGTCACGAGACCAAGACCCCCGCTGGTCGCTGGTTGAGCAGGGCGCCCCGCGCCGTGTCGAGACCAAAGACCGCCCCCGACGGATCGAGGCGAGCGCGGCACACGCCTCAACACCCCGCCGATCCCGCCCTCCACAGATCCGGTTCAGGCATGGCGGCTGTCGGTGCTGGTCGATATAATCGAACACATGAGCGAAGCGCTGGCGGTGGCACGGGAGGCGGGGGTTGAAGACCTCACCGCCTCGGCCCTGC
It includes:
- a CDS encoding ClpP family protease, whose product is MSINPTTERIEDELVRRLMHQRIIVLGEELREGNGNRLMHQLLLLSAEDPRADISLWINSPGGSVSAMLAIHDVMQLIPNDVSTLAMGMAASAGQFLLSAGTPGKRYALPHSRVLLHQGSAGIGGTAVDIEIQADDLRLTRDTVIGLVAAHTGQDRDTIERDSRRDRWFGAEEALAYGFVDQVITSVDHVTPGTQRPVGLAGAR
- a CDS encoding amidohydrolase; the encoded protein is MSATVFRNATVFDGHAHRGAIGDVLVEGGRIIAIGHDVAPIGARVVDVAGGLLLPGFTDAHVHPIQGGLERLGCDLSELPVDSAAYLAHVRAYAHDHPDRPWIQGGGWAMAAFPGGLPTASALDEVVADRPAALVNRDHHGAWVNTRALEVAGITRDTPDPHDGRIERDADGEPTGCLHEGAMDLLAGVAPVADDDEMYAGLMEGQRHLHSLGITGWQDAIVGTYSNMRDGGPTYARAADTGDLTGTVVGALWWDRGRGEEQVADLVAKRGDYSRGRFAATSVKIMQDGVAENGTAALVEPYLDRCGHATTNTGISFVDPVDLRRHVRALDAHGFQVHVHGLGDRGVREALDAFEGTDPRRRHHIAHLQLVHPDDVRRFADLGVAANLQALWACLDEQMTELTIPFLGEERARRQYPFGDLHRAGARLVAGSDWPVSTPHPLAAIHTAVHRTSYDEPAPAGTEPFLPEQALPIEVAFAAYTSGSAWVNHRDDAGRVAVGAVADLVVLDRDPFAMPDEIGAARVRSTWVDGECVFEA
- a CDS encoding FecCD family ABC transporter permease; protein product: MATDTVQVPRPTTEPPGDPLGVGATRRRTTSWLLGLVLGLVATMVAGVGIGAFSVPAGTVAQVVTHHLLGWPGERTWSVPMDAIVWQVRLPRVLLGALVGAGLAICGVALQAMVRNVLADPYLLGVNSGASSGAAAAILFGVGAGFAEHALQVTAFLGALAASLLVFLVARSAGRVTSVRLLLAGVAVGYALYALTSFLIFASGSAEGARSVMFWLLGSLALAQWDLPFAVVAVVVLVSVALLTVWGRRLDALAVGDETAHTLGVRPERFRLRLLVVVALCVGVVVAAAGSIGFVGLVIPHLARRAVGGAHVRVVVVAALMGAILLIWADILARTVFAPQEVPIGIITSLVGAPFLLVLIRRLHATSA
- a CDS encoding ABC transporter ATP-binding protein, which codes for MTGRGGGLAIRTRGLVHIYHVEEHDVAALSGVDLDVAAGEVVGLLGPSGSGKSTLMSLLAGILRPSAGKVLVGETEVSAATSRVLDGLRATDVGLMLQGAARNLLPHVSALDNVRFAQQQARRSGREVSDPRAVLGEVGLAAVADRPLGGLTPGELQLAAVAAAVSTRPGLLLCDEPTSQLDHAARDRVLQVLTEVNRAHGTTVVLVTHDPEVARVLPRTVTIRDGRIGGEGRSGEEYAVVTADGFLPLQGHALDRLPPGTLVRLHEVDDHFELRVEEP
- a CDS encoding ClpP family protease gives rise to the protein MSSYTIPYVVQTTPRGERTLDLYSRLLSERIVYLGTEIDDGVANAVIAQMLHLSSENPELPMSLYINSPGGSISDMLAIYDAMQFVKPAVETVCVGQAAWTAAVLLAGGAPGSRAILPHGRVVLHQPATQSRGTIPDLILEADEVARVRLELEEVLARHTGRTTEQVRQDTDRTLVLPGEAAVEYGIVDTVLREQVPVVR
- a CDS encoding ABC transporter ATP-binding protein, whose translation is MTDLAATGLSVAWGDTLAVHPLDLAVPAGSVVAVTGPSGAGKSSLLWALACALRPAVATVTGQVLVGGEVVGDRDGAAGRGVVLVPQRNALSASLTAHESVLVPLLARGETAPVALARVAEALGRVGLTGSEGHLVDQLSGGQQQRVALARALALRPEVLLADESTSELDAGNRELVLAALHEEAARGAAVVLATHDPDAAAGASAVLGLDEGAAAWSRRPVA
- a CDS encoding glycoside hydrolase family 16 protein; translation: MPARSAPRWALILLLVVPLLGWQPATADDGPIDDATGDPTNVSTHATARQRIRLEVLPQIVQHGGRVADADHASTAVVATVRPVRKGRRVELEVLRGDTWEHLATARQNRRGRAQLAVPPAADGRASSYRVRALAHDGLPAITSAPATDQRWLQPTWTDEFTGTTLRPDWRDRGLEHVHESRRSCAKGDPRAVQVAGGAVRLSVIKDPDATTRCRIVGRDAVPGRFAYRLNGHIGTEGAFSFRYGVAAARVKFQRLRGQHGAFWLQPSGGIHPGALGNEIDVVEYFGDHHPQGGLASFVHRFDGARKVTTGGWIDRPESYLASRSDGWSKGYHVFSVEWTPRQLVYRIDGKVTGRVRGRISAERQFVILSLIAANYEIPKIREGRLPQHMYVDWVRVWETGG
- a CDS encoding helix-turn-helix domain-containing protein; the encoded protein is MGEILRFPAPDPDASPETPEPLWRELVGQELHRERTDRGERLVDVARRAGVSMQYLSEVERGLKDPSSEMLQAIAGALDLSVRELATRTARPEALALAA
- a CDS encoding FtsX-like permease family protein, with amino-acid sequence MRGWGSSRAPGWSALRHAWRSAVGHRRGQAVALLAVSTLVTACTAFAPVYDRSMQQALVDTLLARASAEDRVVAIRSESAVNAIGTTEARDPRDLRAMLPADVTERLGPVVLDRRALVSPTTGAVPPNGLLVWRDGACDHLLLLAGTCPTAAGEILVSDADTENFGLTIGTTLAVATSEAGPDVPLEVVGTYAVGDEGWWQDLRLVGTSRIAGGGTDPSAAHDAWLTAEDTFVDAAVLPAEASRAGGSVPETTGVDQLFALDDSVRALGDDVREQEDDLRVLSSVGDTADDVRAQGALGARTVPLLLAPLAVLLLFVLWLVLVAATQQRRGEVAVARLRGRGPGGAVRLLLAELLPVLLAGVVPGAAIAVLGGLVARALLPGPTVVELAPGFVVAVLVAVLVLVLTTVAAAVRVAREPLDALVRSGRPGPGRWRLGALDAVVLAAVGTGVLAFVTGSLTGSAALAGPALLGLFVGLLLGHVVAPAATGAGRRLLRRGRLVAGLTLLDVGRRRETRVLVAVITVATALAVFSLDALAVGDRTRDNAGEHDAGAPVVLGVEGHDLDQVRTALRTADPTGERATVVVLAQDTLAVDPEPFRRVALFPRGGPTSEEWRAIEPPVHAPVELTGSRISLTVEAGDDFAVQDVLDVPSELRLALVVTAGTGVRRTVPLGAVPAAGERTTLTGEAAGCGDGCRLAAVRLSAAQGSITAGSLAFGDLRVDGAPVDVGTSVDDWNADEDEHTVLRPVTGGATDALSLVVSVRGFYPVDLTPAWVPPTLDAIVPAGRSAGDDLLVTGVDGSDRAADVVGRTTLLPALPATSALVDLDAATRGRDITFDAHLEVWLADDRALVTAVEDSLRSSGIAVTDVRRLSEVSSSYARTVPTWSLALGSVVGPAVVLAAVLVLLVLAVIGWRARSRDLAILRLNGAGRRTTVRLAVWAHLPAVLLAVVAGIGAGLAGAALSMSDVAFFPEPPSVPVVDTATAWPAVLLVAVTCAVALPAAVVATGWAVARRAHLERAGEAG